A section of the Clostridia bacterium genome encodes:
- a CDS encoding acetyl-CoA C-acetyltransferase: protein MPEVVIVSACRTPIGRFGGGLRSLKAVDLGAIVIREALRRAGLRGEDVDYVFMGQVVTAGCGQVPSRQAAIKAGVPATTPSVTVNKVCCSGIKAIDLAVQMIQAGRASICVAGGMESMSNCPYGLPEMRWGARMGIPGRQVLDLMVYDGLWCSFYNRHMAIHGSEVAKEFGISREDQDRWAYHSQMRAKAAMEAGRLRDEIVPVEILGTKGEVKVVDADEQPRPDTTLEALAKLSPVFDPSGTVTAGNAPGVNDGAAAVVVMSRDKAEELGIEPLCTVLGYAEVSQDPKYIATVPGLSIQKLLEQTQYSLTAMDLIEINEAFAAVTLVSGNKILGLSQEDMHARVNVNGGAVAFGHPIGATGARIVMTLAYELRRRGGGLGVCGICSGAAQGDAMLIKVE from the coding sequence TTGCCGGAAGTGGTGATAGTCAGCGCTTGCCGAACCCCCATCGGCCGATTTGGGGGAGGACTCCGGTCCCTCAAAGCGGTAGACCTAGGCGCCATCGTCATTAGAGAGGCGCTTAGGCGAGCGGGCCTCAGAGGCGAGGACGTGGATTACGTATTCATGGGCCAAGTGGTGACTGCGGGTTGCGGTCAGGTCCCAAGCCGCCAAGCTGCCATTAAGGCCGGGGTGCCTGCAACTACGCCTTCCGTAACTGTTAACAAGGTGTGCTGCTCTGGGATCAAGGCCATCGACTTGGCGGTACAAATGATCCAGGCGGGACGAGCCAGCATCTGTGTGGCTGGAGGTATGGAAAGCATGTCCAACTGCCCTTACGGCCTACCCGAGATGCGGTGGGGAGCTCGAATGGGAATTCCGGGCCGGCAGGTATTGGATCTCATGGTCTACGATGGCCTGTGGTGCTCATTTTACAATCGTCACATGGCCATTCATGGGTCCGAGGTGGCCAAGGAATTTGGGATTTCCAGGGAAGACCAAGATCGGTGGGCTTACCATTCCCAGATGCGAGCCAAAGCAGCCATGGAAGCGGGCCGTTTGCGAGACGAAATTGTGCCGGTAGAAATCCTTGGAACCAAAGGGGAGGTAAAAGTGGTCGATGCCGATGAGCAACCTCGGCCGGACACCACTCTGGAGGCGTTGGCCAAGCTGTCGCCGGTGTTCGATCCCAGCGGTACGGTTACCGCCGGCAATGCCCCGGGAGTAAATGACGGCGCTGCGGCGGTGGTGGTGATGTCCAGGGATAAGGCCGAAGAGCTAGGGATTGAACCCCTGTGCACGGTTTTAGGTTATGCAGAAGTTTCGCAAGACCCAAAATATATAGCCACTGTTCCCGGCCTTTCCATCCAAAAGCTGCTTGAGCAAACCCAGTATTCACTGACAGCCATGGACTTAATTGAAATCAATGAGGCCTTTGCCGCTGTAACCCTAGTGAGCGGCAATAAGATCTTGGGGCTGTCCCAAGAGGATATGCATGCGCGTGTAAACGTTAACGGCGGGGCGGTAGCCTTTGGCCATCCCATTGGCGCTACCGGAGCCCGGATTGTCATGACCCTGGCCTATGAGCTGAGGCGTCGGGGCGGCGGGCTCGGCGTTTGTGGCATTTGCAGCGGTGCCGCTCAAGGCGATGCTATGCTCATTAAGGTAGAGTAG
- the meaB gene encoding methylmalonyl Co-A mutase-associated GTPase MeaB codes for MARIISLIENDGPGKETILSQIFPHTGRAHSIGITGAPGAGKSSLVDKLTTHVRGLGLTVGIVAVDPSSPFSGGALLGDRIRMQAHTLDQGVYIRSMGTRGNLGGLARNTKQVMQTLDAFGKDLVLVETVGVGQSELDIAQAADSVVLVLTPASGDAIQTLKAGIMEVADIFVVNKCDLGPAEELVREINAMLDLGSRTGWRPPVIKTNGITGEGVPEVYSALREHWNFLQTSGRIKELRKERLEKDVFEAVLEQLRHYLEEEVRRQPQLQQLLDQVQDRKLDPYTAAARVMAFLGVGPGQGQAVARG; via the coding sequence TTGGCCCGGATAATTTCCTTAATTGAAAATGATGGCCCAGGGAAGGAAACCATCTTGAGTCAAATCTTTCCCCATACCGGCCGGGCCCATTCCATCGGCATTACCGGGGCGCCAGGGGCGGGAAAGAGTTCCTTGGTTGATAAGCTGACTACCCACGTGAGAGGGCTTGGACTTACGGTGGGCATTGTTGCTGTTGATCCCAGCAGCCCTTTTTCGGGGGGAGCGCTTTTGGGAGATCGCATTCGCATGCAGGCTCATACCCTGGACCAGGGGGTATATATCCGCAGTATGGGGACTCGTGGCAACCTGGGGGGCCTAGCCAGGAATACCAAGCAAGTGATGCAGACACTGGATGCGTTTGGCAAGGACTTAGTGCTGGTGGAGACGGTAGGGGTAGGCCAATCGGAGCTGGATATAGCTCAGGCAGCTGATAGCGTGGTACTGGTTCTAACTCCGGCCTCAGGCGATGCCATCCAGACCCTGAAAGCCGGGATCATGGAGGTGGCCGATATCTTTGTGGTCAATAAGTGCGATCTTGGCCCTGCCGAGGAGTTGGTTCGGGAGATTAATGCCATGCTCGATCTGGGCTCACGAACCGGTTGGCGCCCGCCGGTCATTAAAACTAATGGCATCACCGGGGAAGGCGTACCGGAAGTATATTCAGCCTTAAGGGAGCATTGGAATTTCTTGCAAACGAGCGGCCGCATTAAGGAGCTGCGCAAGGAGCGCCTGGAGAAAGACGTTTTTGAGGCGGTATTGGAGCAGTTGCGGCATTATTTGGAGGAAGAAGTAAGGCGCCAACCCCAGCTTCAGCAGCTGTTGGATCAAGTCCAGGACCGAAAGCTGGATCCTTACACGGCGGCGGCAAGGGTGATGGCTTTTTTAGGGGTAGGGCCGGGCCAAGGTCAGGCTGTGGCTAGAGGGTAA
- a CDS encoding cobalamin B12-binding domain-containing protein, with translation MKKQCGRICLCAYGFLRGNRHCLALALRISKNLAGYPTRQVRENSNQEGWQLPGSGRKLRVLVAKPGLDGHDRGARIIARAFRDAGFEVIYTGVHQTPEQIAATAVDEDVDLVGLSCLSGAHRYLFPRVVECLKERNADNIVVIGGGIIPDEDFDFLREKGIQAIFTPGAPLGAIIDWVNQHVGGKAEAGVGVEGGAKAEDESG, from the coding sequence ATGAAAAAGCAGTGTGGACGGATTTGTCTTTGCGCTTATGGCTTTCTGCGGGGCAATCGGCATTGCCTTGCCTTAGCCCTGCGGATTTCTAAGAACCTGGCGGGTTACCCCACCCGCCAGGTTCGTGAAAATTCTAACCAGGAGGGATGGCAATTGCCAGGTTCAGGGCGAAAACTAAGGGTTTTAGTGGCCAAACCCGGCCTCGATGGCCATGACCGGGGAGCCCGCATCATTGCTCGGGCCTTTCGGGACGCCGGATTTGAAGTCATCTATACCGGTGTGCACCAAACTCCCGAGCAGATTGCGGCTACGGCTGTAGATGAAGACGTGGACTTGGTGGGCCTAAGCTGCCTCTCTGGCGCCCACCGTTATTTATTCCCCCGGGTGGTGGAATGCCTTAAGGAGCGAAATGCCGACAATATCGTCGTCATTGGCGGTGGCATCATTCCCGATGAAGATTTCGATTTCTTAAGGGAAAAGGGCATCCAGGCCATCTTCACTCCCGGTGCTCCTTTGGGGGCCATCATCGATTGGGTCAACCAGCATGTTGGCGGTAAGGCTGAGGCCGGGGTGGGAGTCGAAGGCGGGGCCAAAGCTGAGGACGAGAGCGGCTAG
- a CDS encoding acyl CoA--acetate/3-ketoacid CoA transferase subunit beta, whose protein sequence is MSLDLPNLAIQPGCSSPVPPLGADLDDQLLKPGEYKPMDMLAVAAAREVRNGDVVFAGTGLPMLAITLAQLTHAPDAVCIYQAGTIDGKPIHMPTSVGDARLEFRAALAAGLNETFAQLQRGYVDLGFLGAAEIDKYGNVNATVVGKPGEAGAYGPAASKRFTGSGGNADIASLAKRVVFIMVQEKRRFKERVDYITSPGWRIPKWPSGEMVHKREVYGRAFRGGPAAVITNMAVFRFDESGEMYLDTVHPGFTPEQVKENCSFDLNLSRVRGETRPPTKKEVELLYTVVDPEGIFLT, encoded by the coding sequence ATGAGTCTTGACCTACCCAACTTGGCCATCCAGCCTGGCTGTAGTTCGCCGGTTCCTCCGCTCGGTGCCGATCTGGATGACCAGCTACTTAAGCCGGGAGAATACAAGCCTATGGATATGCTGGCGGTGGCGGCGGCACGGGAAGTAAGGAACGGAGACGTGGTCTTTGCGGGCACCGGCCTGCCCATGTTGGCCATTACTTTGGCCCAGCTCACCCATGCCCCGGATGCGGTATGCATTTATCAGGCCGGAACCATCGATGGCAAGCCTATCCACATGCCTACTTCGGTGGGCGATGCCCGGCTGGAATTCCGAGCTGCCTTGGCAGCAGGATTAAATGAGACCTTCGCCCAACTGCAGAGGGGCTACGTTGACCTTGGCTTTCTGGGGGCAGCCGAGATCGATAAGTACGGTAACGTCAATGCTACCGTGGTGGGAAAGCCGGGGGAGGCTGGCGCATATGGCCCGGCGGCCAGCAAGCGTTTCACTGGAAGCGGGGGCAATGCTGATATCGCCTCCTTAGCCAAGCGGGTAGTATTCATTATGGTACAGGAGAAGCGCCGCTTCAAGGAGCGGGTGGACTACATCACTTCCCCCGGCTGGCGCATTCCCAAGTGGCCAAGCGGCGAGATGGTCCATAAGCGGGAGGTTTATGGCCGAGCATTCCGGGGAGGACCGGCGGCGGTAATTACCAATATGGCCGTCTTCCGGTTTGATGAGAGCGGAGAAATGTATCTGGATACTGTCCATCCAGGATTTACTCCCGAACAAGTGAAGGAGAACTGCAGCTTTGATCTCAACCTCAGCCGGGTCCGAGGCGAAACTCGACCGCCTACTAAGAAGGAAGTCGAGCTGCTTTATACGGTGGTAGATCCAGAAGGGATCTTCCTAACCTAG
- a CDS encoding 3-hydroxybutyryl-CoA dehydrogenase produces MVVEIRKVMVVGAGQMGSGIAQVSAQAGWQTVLNDLTEELVERGRAVIEKNLNRSVEKGKISEEEAKAVLGRIQPSTTLKDASECELIIEAVVEDIQVKTKVFSELDAIAPAYAILASNTSSLPITQLAAATRRPEKFIGMHFMNPVPVMRLVEIIRGLATADEVCHQVKDIAVRMGKTPVECKDVPGFISNRVLQVMINEAIFALYEGVASAQDIDAIMKLGMNHPMGPLELADLIGLDTVLAILEVLVEGYGDPKYRPCPLLKQYVNAGWLGRKTGRGFYTYK; encoded by the coding sequence ATGGTGGTCGAGATCCGAAAAGTTATGGTAGTAGGGGCCGGCCAGATGGGTAGCGGCATCGCCCAGGTATCGGCCCAGGCTGGCTGGCAGACGGTTCTAAACGATCTGACTGAGGAGCTGGTCGAGAGAGGCCGGGCAGTCATCGAAAAGAATCTTAACCGCAGCGTAGAAAAGGGAAAAATCAGCGAGGAAGAGGCCAAAGCCGTCCTAGGCCGCATCCAGCCTTCTACTACCCTTAAGGATGCATCTGAGTGCGAGCTGATTATCGAAGCGGTGGTAGAAGACATTCAGGTTAAGACCAAGGTATTCTCCGAGCTTGATGCCATTGCTCCTGCCTACGCTATCTTGGCCAGCAATACCTCATCCCTTCCCATCACCCAGCTGGCAGCTGCCACTAGGCGGCCGGAAAAATTCATCGGCATGCATTTCATGAATCCGGTGCCGGTCATGAGGCTGGTGGAAATCATCAGGGGCCTGGCCACGGCTGATGAAGTCTGCCACCAGGTCAAGGATATAGCGGTTCGCATGGGGAAAACCCCGGTGGAGTGCAAGGATGTCCCGGGATTCATTTCCAACCGGGTGTTGCAAGTAATGATTAATGAAGCCATCTTTGCCCTCTACGAAGGGGTAGCCAGCGCCCAGGATATCGACGCCATTATGAAGCTAGGCATGAACCACCCTATGGGGCCGCTGGAGCTGGCCGATCTGATTGGCTTGGACACCGTTTTAGCCATCCTGGAGGTGCTGGTGGAGGGCTATGGCGATCCCAAATATCGGCCCTGCCCGCTTTTAAAGCAATATGTCAACGCTGGCTGGTTAGGGCGGAAGACGGGGCGTGGGTTTTATACCTACAAGTGA